From a single Brassica rapa cultivar Chiifu-401-42 chromosome A01, CAAS_Brap_v3.01, whole genome shotgun sequence genomic region:
- the LOC117125622 gene encoding reactive Intermediate Deaminase A, chloroplastic — protein sequence MSSSSSSSFASLSISASASDDNHLPIIRKKEVVSTDKAPPAVGPYSQAIKANGFVFVSGVLGLIPETGEFISDDVEDQTYQLLKNMGEILKAGGASYCAVVKTTIMLADLADFKKVNDIYGKYFRNDPPARSTYQVAALPLKAKIEIDCIAVL from the exons ATGTCTTCTTCGAGCTCTTCTTCTTTCGCTTCACTCTCTATCTCAGCTTCTGCTTCTGATGATAACCACTTACCCATCATTC GTAAGAAGGAAGTTGTGTCTACAGATAAAGCACCACCTGCTGTAGGACCGTACTCTCAGGCCATCAAAGCCAACGGTTTCGTTTTTGTTTCAGGTGTTCTTGGACTTATACCTGAG ACTGGAGAGTTTATATCGGACGACGTTGAAGATCAGACTTACCAG CTACTCAAGAACATGGGGGAGATATTGAAAGCTGGTGGTGCTAGTTACTGCGCCGTGGTAAAGACAACCATCAT GCTTGCTGACTTGGCTGACTTCAAGAAAGTGAACGACATATACGGCAAAT ACTTCCGAAATGATCCTCCAGCAAGATCCACATATCAAGTGGCGGCTTTGCCACTAAAAGCCAAGATCGAGATCGATTGTATTGCAGTACTCTAA